A section of the Nitrospirota bacterium genome encodes:
- a CDS encoding cytochrome c: MIKKIILSVCISLTGFFFLTGETGSPGDPKPGKAIFEKNCTSCHGKKGEGLGPVARMPNFSDKAYQESRTNQQLFEKISNGGQGSGMPAWEKTLTIQDRWNAVAYIRTLATH, encoded by the coding sequence ATGATTAAAAAGATAATTCTGAGCGTTTGTATTTCTTTAACCGGTTTTTTCTTTTTGACCGGAGAGACCGGATCACCCGGGGATCCCAAGCCTGGCAAGGCCATTTTTGAAAAAAACTGCACCTCATGCCATGGAAAAAAAGGAGAAGGCCTTGGCCCTGTCGCGCGAATGCCGAATTTCTCAGATAAGGCTTATCAGGAGAGCCGGACGAACCAGCAGTTATTTGAAAAAATTAGCAACGGCGGACAGGGAAGCGGCATGCCGGCCTGGGAAAAAACATTAACCATTCAAGATCGGTGGAACGCTGTGGCCTATATTCGAACCCTGGCCACCCATTAA